DNA sequence from the Chryseobacterium turcicum genome:
TCTTTTAGCTTTACAAAATACGACACAACAACCTCTTTTGCAAAATCTTAAAAACAGAGCAACAAGAGAAAAATTGTTTAAAGCATCATGGACGAGAGCTGAAAAAGGTGATGCAAACGACACTCGTGAAACCATTGAAAAATTAGCCAAATTAAGACTGAAAAAAGCTCAGATCTTAGGCAAAAAAAGTTTCGCAGAATGGAAATTGCAAGATCAAATGGCTAAAAACCCTGAAGCTGCCGTAAAACTGATGAATCAAATCGCAAATCCTGCGGTAGAAACAGCAAAACGTGAAGCACAAGACATTCAGGATTTAATTGATCAGCAAAAAGGAGGGTTCAAAGTAGAACCTTGGGACTGGAATTTTTATGCTGAGCAAGTAAGAAAAGCAAAATTTGACCTTGATGAAAGCGAGATTAAACCTTATTTTGAAATCACAACCGTTCTAGAAAAAGGTGTTTTCTTTGCTGCTGAAAAATTCTATGGATTGACATTCAAAAAGAGAACTGACCTTCCGGTTTATCATCCAGATGTAGTAACCTACGAAGTTTTTGATCATGATGGAAAATCTATCGCTATTTATTATCTTGATTTTTACACCAGAGACTCTAAAAGTGGTGGGGCATGGATGAGCAATTATGTTGAGCAGTCTTATCTTTTAGGAACAAAACCTGTAATCGTTAACTGCTACAATTATCAAAAACCAGCGCCGGGAAAATCTTCACTCATAAGCTTTGATGATGTTTCTACGATTTTCCATGAATTTGGTCACTCTATTCACGGGATGTTTGCAAGCCAAAAATACCCATCACTTTCTGGAACCAATGTACCGAGAGATTTTGTAGAATTCCCTTCTCAAATTAATGAACACTGGGCTTTAGACCCGATGGTTTTAAAGAATTACGCGCTACATTATGAAACAAAACAGCCGATTCCTCAAGCTTTGGTTGATAAAATTAAAAAAGCGGCAACCTTCAATCAAGGTTATATGACAACCGAATTGGTTTCTGCAGCTGCTTTGGATATGGATTGGCATTCGGTAACTAATGAAGGTCAGTTGATTCCTGTTTTAGATTTTGAAAAACAATCTTTAGCGAACCATGGATTTACTTTAGCAACGGTACCTCCACGATACCACACTCCTTATTTTGCACACATTTGGGGTGGTGGTTATTCTGCAGGATATTACGCTTATTTATGGTCTGAAACTTTAGATAATGACGCTTGGGAATGGATTAAAAACAATGGCGGATTAACCCGTGAAAACGGTGACCGTTTCAGAAAATATATTCTTTCTGTAGGAAATTCTGTTGATTTGAATCAGGCATTCAGAGATTTTACAGGACACGACCCGGATATTAAGCCGTTGTTGAGAAACAGAGGTTTTATTAAATAAATCAAAAAGCATCCAAATTGGATGCTTTTTTTTGTTGAAACAAAGTCTATTAA
Encoded proteins:
- a CDS encoding M3 family metallopeptidase, which produces MKNISSVLLISALAFNYSCTTMKTNDIKQEVPVPDASLSSNPFMKKSKLQYEAPEFDKIKMEHFKPAFEFGLKQHDAEILKIANNSQAATFENTIVALEKSGEVLKRALITFSNLTSANTNPTLQALDEEYAPIFAAHSDKMYLNENLYKRIKSITENGLDAESKRLVQFYKQNFEIAGANLSSADKEKLKQVNQELASLSTQYSNKLLEARKQGGVYFSDAKELDGLSADEIAAAATDAKTAGQPGKYLLALQNTTQQPLLQNLKNRATREKLFKASWTRAEKGDANDTRETIEKLAKLRLKKAQILGKKSFAEWKLQDQMAKNPEAAVKLMNQIANPAVETAKREAQDIQDLIDQQKGGFKVEPWDWNFYAEQVRKAKFDLDESEIKPYFEITTVLEKGVFFAAEKFYGLTFKKRTDLPVYHPDVVTYEVFDHDGKSIAIYYLDFYTRDSKSGGAWMSNYVEQSYLLGTKPVIVNCYNYQKPAPGKSSLISFDDVSTIFHEFGHSIHGMFASQKYPSLSGTNVPRDFVEFPSQINEHWALDPMVLKNYALHYETKQPIPQALVDKIKKAATFNQGYMTTELVSAAALDMDWHSVTNEGQLIPVLDFEKQSLANHGFTLATVPPRYHTPYFAHIWGGGYSAGYYAYLWSETLDNDAWEWIKNNGGLTRENGDRFRKYILSVGNSVDLNQAFRDFTGHDPDIKPLLRNRGFIK